One part of the Chryseobacterium sp. 7 genome encodes these proteins:
- a CDS encoding TolC family protein codes for MLSRVFILALLSVFFTNTTKAQQVLTLQSALETAVQNYGSIKAKESYRQSSKESIELAKRQYLPNLNISIQQDYGTVNGQNGPLYGFGGYGVASSGLPLPDQNWNASFGALYLANVNWEFFSFGKAKQRVKVAESKNQRDTKDLSDEIFQHKVKVTAAYLNVLAAQKLKLSYARNLGRTDTIRRIVEVKEKNGIVPGVELSLAKADYANAMITYTKAKDNEQEQENKLAQLLGIPAQEFVLDSTLLKRIPADFPTETNSSLESHPLLALYKSRIDVSEQEKQFLKTQYYPSFSMVGIIQTRGSGFGNNYAQNQNDFSSSYWDGIHPTRSNYLLGIGVSWNFTQTYRLSKEISVQDYVSQGLKHEYDLAEQQLKAQLNLSDNKWKNAVLIYDQVPIQLKSANDAYIQRSVLYKNGLTDLVDLSQAIYALVRAETDRDIAVSNVWNALLLKAAAMGDFSVFENEL; via the coding sequence ATGCTTTCAAGAGTTTTTATTCTCGCATTATTATCCGTCTTTTTTACGAACACAACAAAAGCACAGCAGGTTCTCACCCTTCAGTCTGCGCTGGAAACAGCTGTTCAGAATTACGGATCCATCAAAGCCAAGGAATCTTATCGGCAATCATCGAAGGAATCAATAGAATTGGCTAAACGGCAATACCTGCCTAATCTTAACATCAGTATCCAACAGGATTATGGAACCGTCAACGGACAAAATGGTCCTTTGTATGGTTTCGGAGGATACGGAGTCGCTTCATCCGGACTTCCTCTCCCTGATCAAAACTGGAATGCTTCTTTCGGAGCTTTGTATCTGGCCAATGTCAACTGGGAATTTTTCTCTTTCGGAAAGGCTAAGCAAAGAGTGAAGGTTGCGGAATCCAAAAATCAGAGAGACACCAAAGATTTATCAGATGAAATCTTCCAGCACAAAGTAAAAGTGACTGCAGCCTACCTGAATGTTTTAGCGGCTCAAAAACTAAAACTTTCCTACGCCCGAAATCTGGGAAGAACCGATACCATCAGAAGAATTGTTGAGGTGAAAGAAAAAAACGGCATCGTTCCCGGAGTTGAGTTATCTCTTGCAAAAGCAGATTATGCCAATGCAATGATTACTTACACCAAAGCAAAGGACAATGAACAGGAACAGGAAAACAAATTGGCCCAGCTATTGGGAATTCCCGCTCAGGAATTTGTTCTGGACAGTACTTTACTGAAAAGAATTCCGGCAGATTTCCCTACAGAAACAAATTCTTCTTTAGAAAGCCACCCTTTACTGGCTTTATATAAAAGCAGAATAGATGTAAGCGAACAGGAAAAACAATTTCTTAAAACACAGTATTATCCATCATTTTCAATGGTAGGCATTATTCAGACGAGAGGTTCTGGATTCGGGAATAATTATGCCCAAAATCAAAATGATTTTTCTTCCTCCTATTGGGACGGAATTCATCCTACAAGAAGCAACTACCTTCTCGGGATTGGTGTTTCCTGGAATTTCACACAAACCTATAGGCTCTCAAAAGAAATTAGTGTTCAGGATTACGTAAGCCAGGGTTTAAAACATGAATATGATCTTGCAGAACAGCAACTAAAAGCCCAGCTCAATTTATCTGATAATAAATGGAAAAATGCAGTTTTGATTTATGATCAGGTCCCAATTCAGCTCAAATCTGCCAATGATGCTTATATCCAACGGTCTGTTTTATACAAAAACGGATTAACAGATCTGGTGGATTTATCCCAAGCCATTTATGCTCTCGTAAGAGCCGAAACCGACAGAGATATTGCCGTAAGCAATGTCTGGAACGCGTTATTATTAAAAGCAGCCGCGATGGGTGATTTCTCAGTATTTGAAAACGAACTGTAA